CGTCGAGACTTACGAGAAGATGTGACTCCGTAATGATCAAAGCCGGTTAATTAAATAACgtgtatattttgaatataataccGTACACATATGCAGATGAAGAGCGCTGGACGATGCGGTCGAGATGCCGTTGCGGCTCGATCGTATCGTCTGCGGACGCCTCGACCTTAACACGGTgttaatacatacaataaactCGACGGTAAAACCAAATGCAAATTGTAAAATAGTACAGTAGTTTTGgtattcttaaacataaaaaaagctgatactaaatcaaaataaaaaaaattgtggatCACCACCATGACACCAACAATATTATTCCAAAGAATAATGTGTATGGAATGATTTctcaatttaatacatttaaatgaaagatTGTTTGCATTTATCGTTTACAGTTGTAGATATGCCAGTTATGAAccaatagataaatatatcgaGTTATAACAGTTACACTTTCTTATTCTTCTTTCACTAACTGTCGGTGTCATGatgaaaactaatttatttcacatttaaatcGCCTTCAGGTCTTCTGGTAGCTCGTTTTTAGGATGCTTGTTTTCAAAATGTTGTTTGTATGTTTTGGGATCTGGCATTTGagcctgaaataaataatggtaCATTAATGGTGTTCAACATTTTAACCTTCTGCTGcttcttattatataagtactttgAATTTACTTTAATCAGATTTacatgaaaagaaaatatttttcaagagcTTTTTACACAACTGCCATGAAAATGAGTGTTATTATGAGTTTCATTACTTcaccataacttttaaatatctgAACAAATTGTCATGTATGTGGTTTTGTTACAATCCTTTCATAATCTTAgtcttttgatttataaagtaACTGGTATTATCTAATGTAAATTTTGATCTACCAGTAAATgtaagctttttttatattcttttcaagtcattaattaaataccaaTATTTACTTTACCTTACAAATGGCACAGACATGAACAAGAGCTTTTTGAGCAGCCTTCTTCTGATCTGTTGCACTGTGaccttgttgtttttttaatttggataaTTTCTCAGCAGCCTTAGCTTGCGACTGAAGTTTCTGTTGTCCTCGAGCCATCCTATAAGTAAGTAAAAtcttagattaaaataaattatttaatgtttattgtgggatAATAATTTTGGAAGTCTGAATCAAAACTTCAACAAATTTATGGTTTTTCTAAACCAGAAACGGAACTTTTAAATCCTTCTATTTACCATTTAATTCATATACAAAATGTGAGAGACTTGCTTACTGTCTGACGAAATTCaaccaaaaattttaaaaaacccGAGACATAAAAGATCCCTCAAAACAAACccagttttttaaaaatatattatttttatctcaacTGCATTACTCCATAGGAGTGGAAAAACTCAAATAGAACCATATTCACAGGAGggccaaattatttatgttaaccaCGAATAAGCTTTTAGTTTagtaaacaattcaattataaaagagCCCTGTCGTAGTTTAGTATCCATAGTAATTCAGCTGAGGCCATAACATTATAACTTAGATAATAggaatagaaaattaaatacattactgTTAAACAGTAAGTTAATAACACTAAACAAAAGTATCTACTATTTctgagagagcattgttcacattaatattacattacttgGCAGCATAAAAGCTGCTACAACAATATAATGatcatattgatattaataaaaaaaataccagtcTGGAGAATGTGTgttgtagtgttttttttaattaaaattcagcataattttttttaaataggtatggCAATctgtcttatatattatatactattaaaaatagtgGAGAACTCTGAACCATTTGGTTTAgaatgttattacaaaaaaatattgaaatgcttttaattattactgttCCCACACTTCAATCATAGTTTATACCTTAATTCCTTTTATCTGCATAAAGCCAGTTGAGTTATTTGTAGCATAATACCTaagttaatttatcatatttatattaataaaaatcggttatgaCTAAGAAAGATATACAAGTTCAATATCTACTAGATAAcacaattgataaatttaaaatattaattttattgttgcattattattaatcatatacttttaaaagtaaataatactaaacaGTTTTAACGTGGCTTCGGTgagaaaaatgtaaataatacgaTACTTAAGATAGAATCGAATAAGGTAAAAACTGAAATAACAAatcgataattataaaatctatttgaattaatcaaaaaaatatttgataaatagattaaaagatAAGATTTTACATACCTTCTTGATGATTACTAGTAATCGATCTTATGGAGAATTCAAGAATGATGGAATTCTCGAAAGTCGAAAGGTAcgaccaaaataaatattataattttgacaatCCACGCGacagttgttaatattttttattatacccgTAGTTACGAACTTATATTCACAAGACGTCgctataaaaaactatttataattttgccagatgtttaaaaattaatacctgTGATAGACTAGCCGTAAGACGACAACTTAAAAAGGTTATAGAATAGTTAATACACCAGTGTTGCCAGACGTCTTGAATAGTGATTGTATAGTATAGTCTTAGTAGCGGTCGTACAATGGGTAAATAAGAAAtggtttctatttatttttatcagaacCACCAACGGCCTCGGTGCTAATATAGTGttaattataagcaaaatataattgaaagtcTAAAGTTACATTTTGCATATAAGACAAACAAAactttatgattataaaatataacttaataaaaaataaataaaagtattttaaaattcaaattatatacaagGAAATACTTCACATAAAGCAAATATTGTtcgattataattaaagaagCATAACTAAAATTACCTTATATTTAAAGCTTGACAATTGTCGCAATCTAAtcagaatattctttattaaaatagggTCACATTGGAACATGTCATCATGATAATGTAATgacttatatttaagttatatttaactttagatACCATCGTtctggaaagtagattctaccataAAGAACCAATAAGactcaaagtcaaaaatctttattcaataaggAATTACATCGCTTATtgaaagtcaaaaatctaccaccggttcggaaattaacacctcggtcctgcgaagaaccggcgaaagaaagtagaaactcagcagttactcttttaGAGTTTATATTATACGTCTATGTTCAATTGAGTgcaattacttaaatttatacttaCCGCTTGGAAATTAGCATAATGCTAAGTACACggcttttttattgatataatattgtatcgaataatatgccttatttatctaCGTTTTCTAAAatcagatttaaatttattaataggtaaTGTTAAAAAACCGTATGCCCCAGGATGTATTGACATTGTGAAGTCAGAAACAAGGTATTATAAGTTTACCTTTCCTATCGTATCtatataacgatttttttcTGTGTCTTAAAAGACCTATTTTATTgtgaatatgaataatattgttgtaagcaTAGTTCGAATGGAGAGTGAACATCCGAATGGAGTTTCGAGCTGAAAATGATGAATAGATCGGATTCAATTCGATCAGATGTGATTCCCGAATATATTACTCTTATTTAAAGTTACCTTTAAATTTTGCTTTCTTGCTTTCAGACAAACAATAAAAAGACAAACAGTGCATTGGTATTGTACATAGACAACACTTTGGCATTTATAactaaatagtatatattatgtaaacctAATGGAGCTGAAATGTATCCTAGTAGAAAACCCATTCTTAGTAAAGATTCAGACGACATTAGTCACTTAATGGATACCTTGTTTTAGCTTGTTCAATTGAAGACGATTCACgctctacacaatcaaatgcttcaATTAAATCACAGATACAATATAATTCTGCCTGAAGAATgaaatgattttaatgaattatttttaaatatttttaattacctaatTTGTTAAACACGTCGATTTTTAAGTGTAAAATTTCTGTAGTCTCGGTATCAGAGATTGATCATCgatattagatttatatactCAATGGGTATTTTATAGGTATATAGGATACCTAGACATACGAGACGAAACTTTAAAAATCGGTAGTTTGGAtaccatacatatattttaacttaatccTTATTATCAGAATAACGTACGAATGTTGATCGTACATGCACAAAACATGTAAATAatcgtatacatatacatatatgacttAAATCGTGTATATCTGGCAACACTACTATTTGgtagcaataaataatttgattttacaatGGTTCGCTCCACGAACAAAGCTGGTGTCTAGTTCATCAcaaattgtgtaatttttagaattgttttttaattaacttgtttgttaaagtttattaattagataGTTTGTTAATTACCGGCGCAATCCGAGCAGCATTATATCCACTCATTCCACCTTTGCTGTGGACATCGACGATACAAGGGACCGAACTCCAAGTTAAATTAAGTTTACTTTCACCTTAAGAGACCAGTTTTGCTCTCgttcttatatttttactaaattaagaaaatgttataatagaaagaatatataaaaaaaatatgtaagttttatttagtttttcaacAACTCattaattgttctttatttatttcatcgaTTAAAAAAACACCCATTCCTCCTGAATAAcacttaaattaatcaaatgaaCTCCCCGCCATCTTAAGGGacctaattaataatatgaataatttcatataatgaaattaaaaggtATATATTGTTCGATTGAATGAATAACCTGTTAGACACTCATGTCAAATGTGATGTGTTACTTAAATGGCGAAATGTCACCTGTCATTGGTAGATTGACGAATGACAAATAAATCCATTCATTAATGCATACCCAGCCTTCAACTCTTCATGgtgtattgtttaatataaagaattCAAGCATGTTATGACTCTTGTATTGAATTGACTATTTTATTGTGAACttgaactattatttatataattagtttggTATACCTATGCCTCGATGAAATCCTTACTTAGCCGCGCCATTTACCACACAGGGCAGCGATCCTTAAAACGCTTAGTAAATTCAAAAGCGggtaatataaatgaaaataaaaccccGTTGCGCCGACTTTTACAAGATGCTAGTGCATTCGCTGAAGTCGGTGCGGTTACGCCCGCAGAAGGAGAGTTAGAATGGGCCACCCAGCCGTACACAATAAATTCCAAGAAAGAGACAACTTCATACATTGATCCAAAAGATACGACCGTACTATTGTTTCCAGGACAAGGTTCACAGCATGTAGGAATGGGCCGACGATTACTGGAAGTTCCAGCTGCTAAGGACCTATATGAACTTGCTGCTAGCATTGTTgggtatgttattaataataacttgatGACTATTgtgtattaaagtttttaataataagaataagtaGTTCCTTATTCACCAagattaaaacttttttgatacttaacattatttatgttattttttgcaAACAAATAGTAACAAGATcatattaactaataattattacataagcagcctgtacatttcccactgctgggctaaggcatcctctccctctgaggagaaggtttggagcatattcctaatgattattaataattctaatttggTTTTGAATTTGAACTTGATTAGGTTTATAaatcctatttttttattatatatatattatctctcATTTGTTCTGTTCCAAATGTGCCCTAAATAAAGAAATGACTTTCTCCTGAAAAGAAGATTAGGTCTTAGCCCAACAATTGAACATTTATGGTTAATTTCTTtactttaaagaaatatttaaaacaacctTATATAATTGTTACTCGACACAACTTGgtacaagtaaaataataatcatatatagaACTGTTGGTCATGCATCTAAACTCTTTCCGTCTGCATTGGATTTATCCTCCCCCAGATTATAAAATAGAGAGGATAGAGTACCCTACAGGGCTAGTCCCAGCATGAATACATGCCATGGTCAAAATTGTAGTAGGTGGTGAGGAACTCATCGTCATTAGTAACTAGAGCCCCAGTTTCACACTCTCACTGATCCTCTTTGCCACCACAATATCCATGAGTTCTAGTAACTCTGCTTATCGTCGCAGCTGGGACGTAGGGCGCGTGTGCCGCGAGGGCCCCGAAGACGAGCTCCAGCGTCGCTGCCAGACAGCCGTCATGGTGACGTCGCTGGGCGCACTAGAGCTGGCGCGAGAGACGCGACCCGGCGCAGTGGAGCGTGTGCGCGCCGTGGCCGGCTTCTCGCTGGGCGAGATCTCGGCGCTCGTGTTCGCGGGCTCGTTGCCCTTCGAGCAGGCGCTGCGCCTGGTGGAGCTGCGCGCGGCGGCCATGGAGGCGGCGGCGCGCGAGCGCAGCGGCGGCATGCTGACGGTGTGGCTGACGCCGGACGCCACGCTGGCGCGCCTACTGGCCGCCGCCCGCCAGCACGCCGTCTCGTCCGACCTGCCCGACCCAGTCTGCCAGATCGCCAACTACCTATTCCCGGGGTGTAAAGTTCTCGCCGGAGACGAGGCGGTAAGTTTTTCCGATAAAATGGATTAGCTTGTATTCGATCTCTCGTTTCATCGAATAGTTTGTGATGGGTACTTTCTTAAcctaaattaatcttataaaataatggaaGTGACTAGACTTGACTTTGACGAGATTACATGTTACAGAAATCAGTAATCAAGATCACAAATATGTAccgttgatttattttcattatacatattatatatatttagatttccGCCTCAGTTAAATATCCGATTGTATTGTTACCATTGTGTCTTATGCAATTTCATAGAAAAGTCATAACAGGAATATTAATAACCATTAACCTTAAGTGAATTCGATTCGATAAAATTGAAAAGTAATAAGTCTCATTCGACCCATAAAATACAAGACAAACATGCGCAGGCGCTGCGGTTCGTGGAGAAGGAGGGGCGCGCGTTCGGCGTGCGGCGCAGCGCGCGCGTGCGCGTGGCGGGCGCCTTCCACACCGCGCTCATGGCGCGCGCCGAGCTGGCCGTGCGCGACGCGCTGCGCCTGTGCGACGTGAGCGCGCCGCGCGTGCGCGTGGTGTCGTGCGTGGACGCGCGCGCGTGCGGCGACGCGGCGGCCGTGCGGCGGCGCGTGGCGCGGCTGACGGCGGCGCCGGTGCGCTGGGAGCAGACGCTGCACGCGCTGTACGCGCGGCCGCGCGACGCCGCGCAGCCGCTCACGCTGGCGCTCGGCCCGGGCGGCGCGCTGCGCTCCACGCTCAAGCTGGTCAACGCGCGCGCCTGGGACTGCTCGCTGCAGGTCGACGTCTGACGTCTCTTGAAATGATTCTCGTGTAAATATTAGCTTAGGTTTTGTAGAGCTGTATTAAACTGTGTTTTCGAGTACTATCCGTTTTATTATATGATCGCTTCCCGATTCTTCGGCTCCGGTAGACGACACgtggtaatttttatatttacagtattAACAGTATATATACTAACCAATTATGAaaacagaataataattaatttaccgtactaaattaaaacgaacgatcgaggatttttttttgtttaaatttatgttagaaTTCTGTTACGCTTAACCACAATACTTGATGGTGAGTACCGATATAGTCTTTAGATATAACGCGATTGCCTAGAAGATTGCTATTCACTCAAGCCTCCAAGATGTCCCAGATCTCCCAGAGATCACTTCTGTGGGACGATTTTGTCGGAAACGCTCTGGCGTTGGTTTCTAATTATAACAAGATCCTATGGTTTAAAATCACACTGgaagttacaattattaattaagtagGCGATATCGGACAGGAGACCTGTTTCTCACTCTCGATAACTAACGACAGCACCAGACACTAAAAAACGGGCGGGTGAATGAAGATAATGGATTAAcagtctaataaaataaaacgacggatcagtatctaaaaatatatatatttatatcgaaaataatttaatctatctGTCCGGGCGTCTCGCTGCGGTCAGACGTTGTGCGGGGTGCGCGAGGGCTGTCCGCCGGCCTCCGCAACGGCCTGACCCAGCGACGACAGGCGCTGTCCGTGGCGCAGCGCCCGCGGGGCCAGCGCGCCCGCCAGCGAGCCCATCCGCTCCGTCGCCTCCTCCGCCCACGACTCCGCCAGCCCCATCTGCACAGCGACAACAACAACAGTCAGTCTCGCGTCGCGTCACCCGCCGCAGTCGCGCTCTCGGCGCGCCTCACTCACCTCGTGCTGCGCCGACGGCAGCTGCAGGCGCTGCGCGCGCGAGGCCCGCGACAGCACGGCGGCGGTGGTGTACGCGTCGATGGCGCCGGCGGCCAGGCGGTTGAGCACGAGCTGCTCGTCGAGCACGCCGCGCCCGTACTTGCGCAGCGTGGCCTCGACGCAGGCGCCGTACTCCAGCACGCAGCGCGCCAGCTCGCGGGCCGCGCCGCGCAGCTCGGGCGCCACGAGCGGGTCCAGGTCGGCGCCGCGCGCGAGCCCCACGGCGCGGGTGGCGCGCTTGCCCGCCTCGCTGAAGATGAGTCCGAGGTGCGCCGTCGGGTTTTTGAATGCGCGCATCAGCTCCTGCAGGTGCGAGCCGGCGAACTGGATGCCTGCGGATCGGATTGCACGGTTACTAGGTTCGTTCGAAGCTCGGCGAGATGCATACGATCGACTATCGACGAAAGCGTAAACGTTTTAAAACAAGAGTAACGAATATTAAACTTGACAACAATTTTATGAATTGCGTTAGAAAAATTCGTGAGACCTGTGAGCGCCACGAAGAGACGCAGAATGTCATTGGTGCCCTCGAAGATGCGGAAGATGCGAAGGTCGCGCAGCACACGCTCGAGTCCCGTCGCTTTCATGTAGCCCATACCGCCCAGGATCTGGATTGACTCGTCCACCACCGTCCACGCAGAGTCCGACGCGAACACCTTTGAGATCGCCGCCTGCGTAGAGATGAACGTGATGAGCCGAGCCACATGGCGGTCTCCCTACCCCCCACGCGCGACCTACCTCGAGGTGGTAGTCCTGGCAACCGGAGTCCATGTTGCCGCTCACCATGTAGGCCAGCGACTCGGTGACGTACTGCAGCATAGCCATGCGCGCCAGCTTCTCCTGCACGCCTCCGAACTCGCACAGCCGCTTGCCGAACTGCACGCGCGTGGCGGCGTGCTCGGCCGCCTGGCGCAGGGCGGAGCGCTGCGTGCCGGCCAGCGCCGCCGCCATGCCGAAGCGCCCGTTATTCAAGATGTTCATCGCCACCTTGAAGCCGTTCCCTACGCCGCCCAGCACGTTGGCCACGGGCACCTTCACGTCCTCGAAGTACACCTCGGTGGTGTTGGAACAGCGGATGCCCATCTTGTTCTCGGGCGGGCCCGATGATACGCCGCCGAACGAGCGCTCTACGATGAATGCAGTCACCTGAAACATGAGCAGCTCATATTTGGCAGTTCTCAACTCCTCCAAGTTAAATTCGGCCATGAGAATCTAAAAGATACTGACCTTATCGACAGTCTTTCCGTCCTTTTCGATAGGGGTTTGAGCGAAAACTGTCATGATTTCTGCAATACCACCATTGCTGATCCAGATCTTTGAGCCATTAAGGATGAAATGTTTGCCATCAGGGGCCAACACAGCTCGCGTTCTGTAAGAAATGGTCTCATTCATTTTAAAAGGTCAAGCTGCGTACAACATCACTAGAACTTGGACGCAATGATTACTTGATCGATCCGGCATCGGACCCCGAAGAGGGCTCGGTCAGGCAAAAGGCGGCGTACTCCCCGCCCGTGACGCGCGGCAGGTAGTGCGCCTTCTGCTGAGGGTCGCCGAACAGTAGCACACCTTTGAAGCCGATGGACTGGTGAGCGCCCAGGGTGATGCCCACACCAAGGTCGTGTGCGCCAACCACCTCCACGAGACGCGCATACTGGGTGTTGGATAGACCTAGGCCGCCCAGCTCTGTTGGGACCTGTAGTCCGAAGGCGCCCAGCTCCCACAAGCCGGCTAGCGTACCATCCTCGATCTGTGCGTCCGCGTCGTTCTTTGCGGGGTCGTTGACCTGATAAGAGCAATCTAGTAATCTTTGAACTTGATTTAAATACCCACATATAGGAAATAGTTGAAAGAGAGTGAATATTCATCATGTTATATGTAGTCATAATCATACCATTTCATCCACTTAATGGGGAATTGGAAGAAGTGATGAATAGTGTTAGAGTAGTTATAAATACCTCTTGAAAGAACTTTTCGACAGGAGGTACAAGCTCAGTGAGCATCTGACGCTGGTCATCAGAGAGTGGTTCGGGGAAAGGGAAGACCTGCGAGGGCTCAAACTGTCCACGAAACAGGTTGAGAGTGAAAGAAGTGCTTTGACGTGCACTGCGAGGTGCCTCAGCCGTTGCAGCCGTTGCCTTGCCACGGCTGTAAATAAGTTGAGTTTTCTTCACATTAAACTTatgtaatgattaaataaaaaaagaaattggaaTACCATTACAATAAACCATTATTGTTACTTATGTTAGTCTCTGAATTCAACCATGATATTAAGTGGTAAAGAAGTTTTAGCAGGTGTACAAACCTGTTAAAATTCAAAGAGGCAATAAGAGAAAGTAAAAATGATCTGCAAAAATTGAAATCTAAAATGCAGGATTACCATCTCTAACCCAGAGTATTGCTTTTTGTAAGAGATTTTAACACAATTGCAcaataaattacagtaaatgaaaaaactaattaaaacattatatattgatattatttaacattgacaaagtaaaataaatgtgatgATTATCTTCAATTAGATGTATTTGTAATCCAAAACAGTGATaggaataattatttagattttacaataaaatagagtttatgtattttttacacttAAGTCACACATtgatttaccaaaaaaaaaaaagtatctttttgacaaaaaataacaaacattaaaatggACACTAAAAGATATTCATACTTTAATGCCTATTTTAGACACAACTTAAAAGTCTAAAATATGTGACAtaatgattctatttttaaaacatataataagttGATATTGAGATGCCCTAGATAGTTTATTTGGGCAAAAGTACAAAGTCCAAGGTGGTGACAGGAGAGTAGAACATATGAATTTGAAATGAATTGTGGACTTTGCACTCACCTATGAACCGCTATCAGCCTGTTGCTGCTGCCTATGCAACGACTGGCACATGCTACTAATTTTGTTCCCTTCATCTtcacaatttacaataaataggtcatcaattgaaaataatttaaaaaatgtattattatcaaGATAACTGATTTAACATGGTAAATTTGATCAACGTCTCTATGCGTTTGTATTGcactttaaatttagattactTTATCTTAATGATACTGTTATTACTTAGAAAACCAGTCGTCAATTAAGATACAAAATAGCACCATAACGAAGACATAAAGTTTGCATCACTGTCATTCTGACATTAGCAAACTTAGTAGTCTTAGTACCGTAAACCGATTACCGACTCAAAGCTAAGTTCACTGCCCAAGTGACATTTCCTGAAAATCAGACACTGACTGTGACACCAGGTGTGGCTTGGGCTATTGGTCCTTCTAAAAAGTAGTCAGTACTGCGCAACCaaacatagtaattataatattatctttgtaataataGTTGAAAATGCTGAAGCATACAAAATGTGGAAAAATTACTTAAACGATATTTATTAGCAACCCTTATTATATGattgaattacaataataatataaagaatctCATCTAATTAAAAAGACAATAACCTATGCCCACATAGGTATTCAAAATTgcatttaattgatattactataataaaattcatgatATTGTATATCATGCAAAGTGAAAGACATCGAAatgtttttggaaaaaaaaaaaaaactgtatttcgACTCGAAAAGTTTGGGAAAAGTCCGTATTATTTAGCAATGatcattaattttagtaattatttacggGGTATTACGCAATATTTTAGGAAACTTTGACTTGTTCGTTATGGACGATACCCAATTATAGTAAAtagttataaagtaataaaaacgttGTGATTTGAATGTAGATCTGTATAAAGTTGTgaaggattttttttcaaagattGATTTATCACGCATTATGCATTGGCTTTAGCTAGTACTAGATAAAATAGTGATATATTCGCAAAAAC
The nucleotide sequence above comes from Vanessa tameamea isolate UH-Manoa-2023 chromosome 2, ilVanTame1 primary haplotype, whole genome shotgun sequence. Encoded proteins:
- the LOC113403688 gene encoding zinc finger protein 706-like: MMARGQQKLQSQAKAAEKLSKLKKQQGHSATDQKKAAQKALVHVCAICKAQMPDPKTYKQHFENKHPKNELPEDLKAI
- the LOC113403682 gene encoding probable malonyl-CoA-acyl carrier protein transacylase, mitochondrial — translated: MKSLLSRAIYHTGQRSLKRLVNSKAGNINENKTPLRRLLQDASAFAEVGAVTPAEGELEWATQPYTINSKKETTSYIDPKDTTVLLFPGQGSQHVGMGRRLLEVPAAKDLYELAASIVGWDVGRVCREGPEDELQRRCQTAVMVTSLGALELARETRPGAVERVRAVAGFSLGEISALVFAGSLPFEQALRLVELRAAAMEAAARERSGGMLTVWLTPDATLARLLAAARQHAVSSDLPDPVCQIANYLFPGCKVLAGDEAALRFVEKEGRAFGVRRSARVRVAGAFHTALMARAELAVRDALRLCDVSAPRVRVVSCVDARACGDAAAVRRRVARLTAAPVRWEQTLHALYARPRDAAQPLTLALGPGGALRSTLKLVNARAWDCSLQVDV
- the LOC113403680 gene encoding very long-chain specific acyl-CoA dehydrogenase, mitochondrial, whose product is MKGTKLVACASRCIGSSNRLIAVHSRGKATAATAEAPRSARQSTSFTLNLFRGQFEPSQVFPFPEPLSDDQRQMLTELVPPVEKFFQEVNDPAKNDADAQIEDGTLAGLWELGAFGLQVPTELGGLGLSNTQYARLVEVVGAHDLGVGITLGAHQSIGFKGVLLFGDPQQKAHYLPRVTGGEYAAFCLTEPSSGSDAGSIKTRAVLAPDGKHFILNGSKIWISNGGIAEIMTVFAQTPIEKDGKTVDKVTAFIVERSFGGVSSGPPENKMGIRCSNTTEVYFEDVKVPVANVLGGVGNGFKVAMNILNNGRFGMAAALAGTQRSALRQAAEHAATRVQFGKRLCEFGGVQEKLARMAMLQYVTESLAYMVSGNMDSGCQDYHLEAAISKVFASDSAWTVVDESIQILGGMGYMKATGLERVLRDLRIFRIFEGTNDILRLFVALTGIQFAGSHLQELMRAFKNPTAHLGLIFSEAGKRATRAVGLARGADLDPLVAPELRGAARELARCVLEYGACVEATLRKYGRGVLDEQLVLNRLAAGAIDAYTTAAVLSRASRAQRLQLPSAQHEMGLAESWAEEATERMGSLAGALAPRALRHGQRLSSLGQAVAEAGGQPSRTPHNV